Proteins encoded by one window of Candidatus Baltobacteraceae bacterium:
- a CDS encoding DUF721 domain-containing protein, which translates to MTLRPLKNAVGAWTPGIAASEDPLVAIRTAWPAIVGADVAAHCRPAELERGALLIVTRTSAWSQQLSFLSERILAAVGARTGSRPERLRFRVGQILEDAPARAAANARRERLRRVEDDRAPSVTLDAAVARFREDVTAAQRAKAAAGWKECDQCGVWVAPSVGALCVPCVNARAERRTQAVAQLLYDAPWLGFAGVSGLVEGLQLSEYESIRRRLLQRWWDVLVRLVKSGRRAMTHRERMIASSYVLLKSGLDPERIAPAVVRDLLGDELHDILYGNERI; encoded by the coding sequence ATGACGCTGCGCCCACTCAAGAACGCCGTCGGAGCGTGGACGCCCGGCATAGCCGCCAGTGAAGACCCGCTCGTCGCGATTCGCACGGCCTGGCCCGCAATCGTCGGGGCCGACGTGGCCGCTCATTGCCGGCCGGCGGAACTCGAGCGCGGCGCGCTGCTGATCGTAACGCGTACCAGCGCCTGGAGCCAGCAGCTCTCGTTCCTAAGCGAGCGGATTCTCGCGGCGGTGGGCGCGCGCACGGGCTCGCGCCCGGAGCGACTGCGGTTTCGCGTCGGCCAAATTCTCGAAGACGCGCCGGCGCGCGCCGCTGCTAACGCGCGCCGCGAGCGTCTGCGGCGCGTCGAGGACGATCGCGCGCCCTCCGTCACGCTCGATGCGGCCGTGGCCCGCTTTCGCGAGGACGTGACCGCGGCCCAGCGGGCCAAAGCCGCCGCCGGGTGGAAAGAGTGTGATCAGTGCGGAGTTTGGGTTGCGCCCTCCGTCGGAGCGCTTTGCGTGCCGTGCGTTAACGCACGGGCCGAGCGGCGCACGCAGGCGGTGGCGCAGCTGCTCTACGATGCCCCGTGGCTCGGCTTCGCCGGCGTCTCGGGCTTAGTCGAGGGCTTGCAATTATCGGAGTACGAGTCGATCCGCAGGCGGCTGTTGCAACGCTGGTGGGACGTTCTTGTGCGCCTCGTCAAATCGGGCCGCCGCGCGATGACCCACCGCGAACGCATGATCGCGAGTTCCTACGTGTTGCTCAAGAGCGGGCTCGACCCCGAACGCATCGCACCTGCCGTCGTGCGCGACCTGCTCGGAGACGAGCTGCACGACATCCTATACGGTAACGAGAGAATCTAA
- the recF gene encoding DNA replication/repair protein RecF yields the protein MRLTNVTLSNVRNYAALDFEPAPGLNVFVGANAQGKSNLLEAISLLGTGKSFRTSKEHDLIRSGLELASISGRAQIRAGSINLGCTITASARGTRKLYTVNGQSVRYAKFLGALRVVTFVPADLHLVGGPPSERRALLNVALAQDRPQYYRELARYQKALAQKSAVLRGAQEPDRELLAIYNATLVEAGTELMLARRHFVAAVGAAAARVHARWTNQAEALEVRYEPNVAFEAPTHAAVASAFAARLRAVETAELARKASLVGPHRDDLALELDGASLAAYGSQGQQRTAVLALKVGEYTVMHERSGEAPLLLLDDVLSELDAARARAFLEGVGGYEQAFITATHLPPELAGATIFRIAGGGVAPASGSAA from the coding sequence GTGCGACTCACTAACGTCACGCTCTCGAACGTTCGTAACTACGCGGCGCTGGATTTCGAACCGGCGCCGGGTCTCAACGTCTTCGTCGGAGCCAACGCGCAGGGAAAGAGCAATCTGCTCGAGGCCATCTCGCTGCTGGGAACCGGGAAGTCTTTTCGCACGAGTAAAGAGCACGACCTCATACGCAGCGGTCTGGAGCTCGCATCGATCTCCGGGCGCGCGCAGATTCGCGCCGGGTCGATCAACCTGGGATGCACGATAACGGCGAGTGCGCGCGGGACCCGAAAACTCTATACCGTTAACGGTCAGAGCGTGCGCTATGCGAAGTTTCTGGGCGCATTGCGCGTGGTCACGTTCGTGCCGGCCGATCTGCATTTAGTCGGCGGCCCGCCGAGCGAGCGGCGTGCGCTGCTCAACGTCGCGCTCGCGCAAGATCGCCCGCAGTACTATCGCGAGCTGGCGCGCTACCAAAAAGCGTTGGCCCAAAAATCGGCGGTGCTGCGCGGCGCGCAAGAACCCGACCGCGAACTGCTCGCGATCTACAATGCGACCCTCGTTGAGGCCGGCACCGAACTGATGCTCGCGCGCCGTCATTTTGTGGCCGCCGTCGGGGCCGCTGCGGCGCGCGTACACGCGCGCTGGACGAACCAGGCGGAGGCGCTGGAAGTGCGTTACGAGCCCAACGTTGCGTTTGAGGCGCCGACGCACGCCGCAGTCGCGTCCGCGTTCGCCGCACGTTTACGAGCGGTCGAAACGGCCGAGCTCGCGCGCAAGGCCTCGCTCGTCGGCCCCCATCGCGACGATCTCGCGCTCGAACTCGACGGCGCGTCGCTGGCGGCCTACGGTTCGCAGGGGCAGCAGCGCACGGCGGTACTGGCCCTCAAGGTCGGCGAATACACCGTCATGCACGAACGGTCCGGCGAGGCGCCGCTGCTCTTACTCGACGACGTTCTCTCCGAGCTCGATGCGGCGCGGGCGCGAGCCTTTCTCGAGGGCGTCGGCGGCTACGAGCAGGCGTTCATCACGGCCACGCATTTGCCGCCCGAGCTCGCCGGGGCAACGATCTTTCGCATCGCCGGCGGCGGCGTGGCACCGGCTTCGGGGAGCGCGGCATGA
- the dnaN gene encoding DNA polymerase III subunit beta: MKFTANTKDIASAVGAASKVVNAHTTVPILSNVLLQAADGKISVRATDLELTLEHAFPAEIAEAGSVTIPAKLFSSYLGNLPAGLLELTGTPTRASVKCERSNYDFHALPPDEYPPLPSAQKGTNFSIAGKRFRDGVNATIFAASSEEARGAVLMGTLLEIEGDSLTMVATDGYRLAKWQTTLENGITGSEKFIVPSRALAEAARNLGGGETITVTALGASSNQLMFASGDTSIIVRLVDGQYPNYGQVIPAKFDRSTTVNTVALIASLKRAELVAGDRASMVKLAMANQTLIVTASSDVSGNAYEELEIEQTGEDLTIAFNARYLVEILNHIDSPQTVVEFLGALSPAAIRPLEPTDGAAQLYVLMPLRQ, from the coding sequence ATGAAATTCACGGCCAACACCAAGGACATCGCGAGCGCAGTGGGCGCGGCGAGCAAGGTCGTCAACGCGCACACTACGGTGCCGATTCTTTCCAACGTGCTGTTGCAAGCCGCGGACGGCAAGATCTCGGTACGGGCGACGGATCTGGAGCTGACGCTCGAACACGCGTTTCCCGCCGAAATCGCCGAAGCCGGCAGCGTAACGATTCCGGCCAAGCTCTTTTCGAGTTATCTCGGCAATCTGCCGGCCGGGCTGCTGGAGTTAACCGGCACGCCGACGCGCGCGAGCGTAAAGTGCGAGCGCAGCAATTACGACTTTCACGCGCTCCCGCCGGATGAATACCCGCCGCTCCCCTCGGCCCAAAAAGGGACGAACTTCAGCATCGCGGGCAAACGCTTTCGCGATGGCGTGAACGCCACGATCTTTGCGGCGTCGAGCGAAGAGGCGCGCGGTGCGGTGCTGATGGGGACGCTACTCGAGATCGAGGGCGATTCGCTGACGATGGTCGCGACCGATGGATACCGGCTGGCGAAGTGGCAGACGACACTGGAGAACGGTATCACGGGGAGCGAGAAGTTCATCGTGCCGTCGCGCGCGCTCGCCGAAGCGGCCCGCAACCTCGGCGGCGGTGAAACGATCACCGTAACGGCGCTCGGCGCGTCGAGCAACCAGCTGATGTTCGCTTCGGGCGACACCTCGATCATCGTGCGGTTAGTCGACGGACAGTATCCTAACTACGGGCAGGTGATTCCGGCGAAGTTCGATCGCTCGACCACGGTCAACACGGTCGCACTCATCGCCTCGCTCAAGCGCGCGGAGTTGGTCGCCGGCGATCGCGCCAGCATGGTGAAACTCGCGATGGCCAATCAAACGCTGATCGTGACGGCCAGCTCCGACGTCTCCGGCAACGCCTACGAAGAACTCGAGATCGAGCAAACGGGCGAAGATCTCACGATCGCGTTTAACGCGCGCTACCTGGTCGAGATTCTCAATCACATCGATTCACCGCAGACCGTCGTGGAGTTTCTGGGAGCGCTCTCGCCCGCCGCGATTCGTCCGCTCGAGCCAACCGACGGCGCCGCGCAACTCTACGTCCTCATGCCGCTACGGCAATGA